From a single Drosophila gunungcola strain Sukarami chromosome 2L unlocalized genomic scaffold, Dgunungcola_SK_2 000008F, whole genome shotgun sequence genomic region:
- the LOC128253265 gene encoding pupal cuticle protein, giving the protein MYLLVNFIVALAVMQVQAGSYVPDSDRNTRTLQNELQVERDGNYRYAYETSNGISASQAGLGGVSVQGGNSYTSPEGDVISVSYVADEFGYHPVGAHIPEVPAYILRALEYIRTHPYQIKDYYTGELKTVEHDAAAFNVYSRKNQEPTTPRTRQSTTPKTIYLTHPPTTTFRPLRERRGASKH; this is encoded by the exons ATGTATTTGCTT GTGAACTTCATCGTTGCGTTGGCCGTGATGCAGGTGCAGGCCGGCTCCTACGTCCCAGATTCGGATCGAAACACGCGGACCCTGCAAAACGAACTACAGGTGGAGCGGGATGGTAATTACCGGTACGCCTACGAGACCTCCAATGGAATATCCGCCTCGCAGGCGGGACTGGGTGGCGTTTCCGTCCAGGGTGGCAACAGTTACACCTCGCCAGAGGGCGACGTCATCAGTGTTAGCTATGTGGCCGACGAGTTTGGCTACCATCCTGTGGGCGCCCACATTCCCGAGGTCCCGGCCTACATACTGCGCGCTCTGGAGTACATCCGAACGCATCCCTACCAGATAAAGGATTACTACACCGGCGAGCTCAAGACCGTGGAACACGATGCGGCTGCGTTCAATGTGTATTCCCGGAAAAACCAGGAACCAACGACTCCAAGAACCCGACAGAGTACCACACCAAAAACCATATACCTCACCCATCCACCCACGACAACGTTCCGACCTCTGCGAGAAAGACGAGGCGCTTCGAAGCATTGA
- the LOC128253331 gene encoding ras-related protein Rab-30: MEDYKFLFKIVLVGNAGVGKTCLVRRFTQGLFPPGQGATIGVDFMIKTVEVEGEKIKLQIWDTAGQERFRSITQSYYRSAHALILVYDISCQPTFDCLPDWLREIQEYANSKVLKILVGNKTDRDDREIPTQIGEEFAKQHDMYFLETSAKEAENVERLFYEIAAELIGQARSKDGSGSAAAAAAQRQSEGSSIGLGSLSAKAAQSNCCGGLASGGGSNSSQAD; the protein is encoded by the coding sequence ATGGAGGACTACAAGTTCCTGTTCAAAATCGTCCTGGTGGGCAACGCAGGCGTTGGGAAAACCTGCTTGGTGCGCCGCTTTACCCAGGGTCTGTTTCCGCCTGGCCAAGGAGCCACCATCGGCGTGGACTTCATGATCAAAACGGTGGAGGTAGAGGGCGAGAAGATCAAGCTGCAGATCTGGGACACCGCCGGCCAAGAGCGGTTCCGCTCCATCACGCAGAGCTACTACCGATCAGCCCACGCCTTGATCCTGGTCTACGACATCAGCTGCCAGCCCACATTCGACTGCCTGCCGGACTGGCTGCGCGAGATCCAAGAGTACGCCAACTCTAAGGTGCTCAAGATTCTGGTGGGGAACAAGACGGACCGGGATGATCGCGAGATACCCACCCAGATTGGCGAGGAGTTCGCCAAACAGCACGACATGTACTTCCTGGAAACGTCCGCCAAGGAGGCGGAGAACGTGGAGCGGCTGTTCTACGAGATAGCCGCCGAACTGATTGGTCAGGCACGAAGCAAAGATGGCAGCGGTTCCGCTGCAGCGGCGGCTGCCCAGCGGCAGTCGGAGGGCAGTTCCATCGGACTGGGAAGCCTCAGTGCCAAGGCAGCGCAAAGCAATTGCTGTGGCGGACTTGCCAGCGGCGGCGGCTCAAACTCTAGTCAAGCGGACTGA
- the LOC128253457 gene encoding RNA-binding protein 39 isoform X2 has protein sequence MAEDFDVEAMLEAPYQKNNVSAGTGGRGGRRRSGSSPGGGGHDDDYAENGPRNGNGGGSSHKKQSKRSRSRSGSRDGKTRRNRGSERSSHREKDKERDRHRDGGDRDRHRREGGDRDRERERELERDRTRRSRSRDERGGGGGDDRRGRYGDRERERRSRDRRGGSKSLQQDRSRDKRRRSRSRDQQRKRLSPIRERKRSHSRSKDRNRRRGTHSPRRRSPANGAGDRTPPTELSPEERDARTVFCIQLSQRVRARDLEEFFSSVGKVRDVRLITCNKTKRFKGIAYIEFEDPESVALALGLSGQRLLGIPIMVQHTQAEKNRLQNAAPAFQPKSHTGPMRLYVGSLHFNITEDMLRGIFEPFGKIDAIQLIMDTETGRSKGYGFITYHNADDAKKALEQLNGFELAGRLMKVGNVTERLDMNTTSLDTDEMDRTGIDLGATGRLQLMFKLAEGAGLAVPQAAANALLATAPQPAPVQQQEAAPSIATQCFILSNMFDPRTETNPTWDVEIRDDVLEECAKHGGVLHIHVDTASPTGTVYVKCPGTTTAVLAVNALHGRWFAGRVITAAYVPVINYHSMFPDSINAVNLVASTRKNTDD, from the exons ATGGCCGAGGATTTTGATGTGGAGGCGATGCTCGAGGCGCCGTACCAGAAAAAC AATGTCAGTGCGGGCACCGGTGGACGTGGTGGACGCAGGCGCAGCGGCAGCAGTCCCGGCGGCGGAGGCCACGACGACGACTACGCCGAGAACGGGCCACGGAACGGCAACGGCGGCGGAAGCTCACACAAAAAGCAAAGCAAGAGGTCCCG CAGTAGAAGCGGATCACGCGATGGCAAAACCCGGCGGAATCGGGGCAGTGAACGCAGCAGTCACCGGGAGAAGGACAAAGAGCGCGATCGTCACCGCGATGGAGGCGACCGGGATCGACACCGCAGAGAAGGTGGAGATCGGGATagggagcgggagcgggagctTGAACGCGACCGGACTCGTCGTAGTCGGTCACGGGATGAGCGTGGCGGAGGAGGGGGCGATGATCGTCGCGGGCGGTACGGGGATCGCGAGAGGGAGCGACGATCCAGAGATCGTCGTGGCGGCAGCAAGTCCTTGCAGCAGGATCGGTCCCGGGATAAACGCCGTCGGAGTCGCTCTCGCGATCAGCAGCGCAAACGGCTGAGTCCAATCCGTGAACGCAAGCGCAGCCATTCCCGCTCAAAGGATAGAAA CCGTCGTCGGGGCACCCACTCGCCCCGCCGTCGATCGCCGGCAAATGGAGCAGGCGACCGAACCCCGCCCACCGAGCTCAGTCCCGAGGAGCGGGACGCCCGCACCGTCTTCTGCATCCAGCTATCGCAACGAGTGCGAGCCCGTGACCTGGAGGAGTTCTTCTCCAGCGTTGGCAAGGTGCGCGACGTGCGGCTGATCACGTGCAATAAGACGAAGCGCTTCAAGGGCATCGCTTACATCGAGTTCGAGGATCCCGAGTCCGTGGCCCTGGCTCTGGGTCTCTCGGGCCAGCGGTTGCTCGGCATACCCATCATGGTGCAGCACACGCAGGCGGAGAAGAATCGCCTTCAGAATGCGGCGCCCGCATTCCAGCCGAAGAGTCACACGGGTCCCATGCGCCTCTACGTGGGATCACTTCACTTCAACATCACCGAGGACATGCTGAGGGGAATATTCGAGCCGTTTGGTAAAATCGATGCCATTCAACTGATAATGGATACCGAGACAGGCCGATCCAAGGGTTACGGATTTATAACG TACCACAATGCTGACGATGCCAAAAAGGCTTTGGAACAACTGAACGGTTTCGAGCTAGCCGGCCGCCTCATGAAGGTTGGCAACGTGACGGAGCGACTGGACATGAACACCACTTCGCTGGACACGGACGAGATGGATCGCACGGGCATCGATCTGGGTGCCACGGGGCGTCTGCAGCTGATGTTCAAGCTGGCGGAAGGAGCCGGTCTAGCGGTGCCTCAGGCGGCGGCCAATGCTCTGCTGGCCACCGCTCCTCAACCGGCGCCggtgcagcagcaggaggCGGCTCCGTCAATAGCCACGCAGTGCTTCATACTGTCCAACATGTTTGATCCGCGCACTGAGACGAATCCCACGTGGGACGTAGAGATCAGGGACGATGTTCTGGAGGAGTGCGCCAAGCACGGCGGAGTGCTGCACATCCACGTGGACACAGCCTCACCCACGGGCACCGTCTACGTCAAGTGCCCTGGAACAACGACGGCGGTGCTGGCGGTGAACGCACTGCACGGACGCTGGTTTGCCGGACGCGTTATTACGGCCGCGTATGTGCCCGTAATTAACTACCACTCCATGTTTCCGGACTCCATCAATGCCGTCAATCTGGTGGCTTCCACGCGCAAGAACACCGACGATTGA
- the LOC128253329 gene encoding uncharacterized protein LOC128253329: MAVSRRSNWSVQSLNITSYNIRGLEGKHLDRAFLEYLGNFDIYILLETHTLPEAPATGIFEEQQPDFEFLHWKDATKVFRRGRGIGGCIVGIRKSLRELGITHSVAEANGLKVLQLRLGRRELSIVPLYIHTVGWDAEFEPVRRAFKNSELSLENAIVMGDVNVRIGELKQAVEPCPCVANTNGRLANDKKRERGGRFLSFCAQNKLQILNGLTHGDSAGSYTYFSAVGNSTIDIAAVSQGLMASVVDFKVDKPEVGQTRHGSDHLPICLQVDLDFLRNCQAARRPRIFPLSQPTNNNVVLFDPNIEVTDPTLDCNIRAEEVIFVLRHSSWPELSKNALKDIIDGITLQCNDLFNEPNRKQNRRFEFVLTI, encoded by the coding sequence ATGGCCGTCAGCAGGAGAAGCAATTGGTCGGTCCAGTCACTGAACATCACTTCGTACAACATCAGGGGTCTGGAGGGGAAGCACCTGGACAGAGCATTTTTAGAGTATCTCGGTAACTTTGATATCTATATATTACTCGAAACCCACACGCTCCCCGAAGCCCCAGCCACCGGAATCTTCGAGGAACAGCAGCCCGACTTTGAGTTCCTGCATTGGAAGGATGCAACGAAGGTGTTCCGACGAGGCAGAGGAATTGGTGGGTGTATAGTGGGCATCAGAAAGTCGCTTAGGGAGCTCGGAATAACTCATTCAGTTGCTGAAGCAAATGGCTTAAAGGTTCTGCAGCTTCGCCTGGGGAGGAGGGAACTGAGCATAGTTCCACTCTACATCCATACTGTGGGCTGGGACGCAGAGTTCGAGCCCGTAAGAAGGGCCTTTAAGAACAGTGAACTCTCGCTCGAGAACGCCATTGTAATGGGCGACGTGAATGTGCGAATCGGGGAACTTAAACAGGCAGTGGAGCCCTGTCCCTGTGTGGCCAACACAAACGGTCGACTTGCCAACGACAAAAAGAGGGAGAGAGGAGGCAGGTTTCTTTCCTTTTGCGCCCAAAACAAGCTCCAAATCCTGAATGGCCTGACCCACGGCGATTCAGCAGGAAGCTACACCTATTTCAGTGCTGTGGGCAACTCCACCATCGACATTGCCGCAGTAAGCCAGGGTCTCATGGCGTCGGTGGTGGACTTCAAGGTGGACAAGCCAGAAGTGGGGCAAACCCGCCATGGGTCCGACCATTTGCCCATATGCCTACAGGTGGACCTTGACTTCCTGCGAAACTGTCAAGCCGCCAGGCGGCCCAGGATTTTTCCACTCAGTCAGCCAACGAATAACAATGTCGTCTTATTTGATCCGAATATCGAAGTGACCGATCCAACTTTGGACTGTAATATAAGAGCCGAGGAAGTAATATTTGTCCTCAGACACAGCTCTTGGCCTGAGTTATCGAAAAACGCACTGAAAGACATAATTGACGGAATAACACTGCAGTGCAATGATCTCTTCAACGAACCGAATAGAAAGCAAAACCGTCGTTTCGAATTTGTACTCACCATCTGA
- the LOC128253457 gene encoding RNA-binding protein 39 isoform X1, with product MAEDFDVEAMLEAPYQKNNVSAGTGGRGGRRRSGSSPGGGGHDDDYAENGPRNGNGGGSSHKKQSKRSRSRSGSRDGKTRRNRGSERSSHREKDKERDRHRDGGDRDRHRREGGDRDRERERELERDRTRRSRSRDERGGGGGDDRRGRYGDRERERRSRDRRGGSKSLQQDRSRDKRRRSRSRDQQRKRLSPIRERKRSHSRSKDRNSRRRGTHSPRRRSPANGAGDRTPPTELSPEERDARTVFCIQLSQRVRARDLEEFFSSVGKVRDVRLITCNKTKRFKGIAYIEFEDPESVALALGLSGQRLLGIPIMVQHTQAEKNRLQNAAPAFQPKSHTGPMRLYVGSLHFNITEDMLRGIFEPFGKIDAIQLIMDTETGRSKGYGFITYHNADDAKKALEQLNGFELAGRLMKVGNVTERLDMNTTSLDTDEMDRTGIDLGATGRLQLMFKLAEGAGLAVPQAAANALLATAPQPAPVQQQEAAPSIATQCFILSNMFDPRTETNPTWDVEIRDDVLEECAKHGGVLHIHVDTASPTGTVYVKCPGTTTAVLAVNALHGRWFAGRVITAAYVPVINYHSMFPDSINAVNLVASTRKNTDD from the exons ATGGCCGAGGATTTTGATGTGGAGGCGATGCTCGAGGCGCCGTACCAGAAAAAC AATGTCAGTGCGGGCACCGGTGGACGTGGTGGACGCAGGCGCAGCGGCAGCAGTCCCGGCGGCGGAGGCCACGACGACGACTACGCCGAGAACGGGCCACGGAACGGCAACGGCGGCGGAAGCTCACACAAAAAGCAAAGCAAGAGGTCCCG CAGTAGAAGCGGATCACGCGATGGCAAAACCCGGCGGAATCGGGGCAGTGAACGCAGCAGTCACCGGGAGAAGGACAAAGAGCGCGATCGTCACCGCGATGGAGGCGACCGGGATCGACACCGCAGAGAAGGTGGAGATCGGGATagggagcgggagcgggagctTGAACGCGACCGGACTCGTCGTAGTCGGTCACGGGATGAGCGTGGCGGAGGAGGGGGCGATGATCGTCGCGGGCGGTACGGGGATCGCGAGAGGGAGCGACGATCCAGAGATCGTCGTGGCGGCAGCAAGTCCTTGCAGCAGGATCGGTCCCGGGATAAACGCCGTCGGAGTCGCTCTCGCGATCAGCAGCGCAAACGGCTGAGTCCAATCCGTGAACGCAAGCGCAGCCATTCCCGCTCAAAGGATAGAAA CAGCCGTCGTCGGGGCACCCACTCGCCCCGCCGTCGATCGCCGGCAAATGGAGCAGGCGACCGAACCCCGCCCACCGAGCTCAGTCCCGAGGAGCGGGACGCCCGCACCGTCTTCTGCATCCAGCTATCGCAACGAGTGCGAGCCCGTGACCTGGAGGAGTTCTTCTCCAGCGTTGGCAAGGTGCGCGACGTGCGGCTGATCACGTGCAATAAGACGAAGCGCTTCAAGGGCATCGCTTACATCGAGTTCGAGGATCCCGAGTCCGTGGCCCTGGCTCTGGGTCTCTCGGGCCAGCGGTTGCTCGGCATACCCATCATGGTGCAGCACACGCAGGCGGAGAAGAATCGCCTTCAGAATGCGGCGCCCGCATTCCAGCCGAAGAGTCACACGGGTCCCATGCGCCTCTACGTGGGATCACTTCACTTCAACATCACCGAGGACATGCTGAGGGGAATATTCGAGCCGTTTGGTAAAATCGATGCCATTCAACTGATAATGGATACCGAGACAGGCCGATCCAAGGGTTACGGATTTATAACG TACCACAATGCTGACGATGCCAAAAAGGCTTTGGAACAACTGAACGGTTTCGAGCTAGCCGGCCGCCTCATGAAGGTTGGCAACGTGACGGAGCGACTGGACATGAACACCACTTCGCTGGACACGGACGAGATGGATCGCACGGGCATCGATCTGGGTGCCACGGGGCGTCTGCAGCTGATGTTCAAGCTGGCGGAAGGAGCCGGTCTAGCGGTGCCTCAGGCGGCGGCCAATGCTCTGCTGGCCACCGCTCCTCAACCGGCGCCggtgcagcagcaggaggCGGCTCCGTCAATAGCCACGCAGTGCTTCATACTGTCCAACATGTTTGATCCGCGCACTGAGACGAATCCCACGTGGGACGTAGAGATCAGGGACGATGTTCTGGAGGAGTGCGCCAAGCACGGCGGAGTGCTGCACATCCACGTGGACACAGCCTCACCCACGGGCACCGTCTACGTCAAGTGCCCTGGAACAACGACGGCGGTGCTGGCGGTGAACGCACTGCACGGACGCTGGTTTGCCGGACGCGTTATTACGGCCGCGTATGTGCCCGTAATTAACTACCACTCCATGTTTCCGGACTCCATCAATGCCGTCAATCTGGTGGCTTCCACGCGCAAGAACACCGACGATTGA
- the LOC128253389 gene encoding probable basic-leucine zipper transcription factor R, with protein MSHGEDVLDNWEEIDEAGLSMTLQTKLQASDPPAHKMKLLQRPQSLQDSPQIGNPLPRQITIARKPQPSPAEVDPPAQQPVMMVLHKSSNEYDAASYATPTSNQTVKILRRPAQAEERRDTNGMRPKQPIKTLKQREQEYAEARLRILGAAKNPEDDKPAAPSSPAVNSSSAAAPPSAPPTTPPAASSNNNVINNNGSHPAAGMHRSSSAPKMSQVAPMYNNYNSYFQGPHNQPGLNYYYPHNPQQQQQQQPSPSMQPHFNQRLPPYGGGGSGLGGVGMPAQAPPQSPPNPQSWSPVVGGSVSAALLRQQSMQSPQQQQQNQQQQQQLAQHPHPFNDLVLRLPKGPCPNGSIGFQMRR; from the exons ATGTCCCATGGCGAGGATGTGTTAGACAACTGGGAGGAAATCGACGAGGCGGGG CTCTCCATGACTCTGCAAACAAAGCTGCAGGCGAGCGACCCACCAGCCCACAAGATGAAGCTGCTCCAACGCCCGCAGAGCCTCCAGGACTCCCCACAAATCGGCAACCCTCTGCCCCGGCAGATCACAATTGCCCGAAAGCCGCAACCATCGCCAGCAGAGGTTGATCCGCCTGCCCAGCAGCCCGTCATGATGGTGCTGCACAAGTCCTCCAATGAGTACGATGCGGCCAGCTACGCCACGCCCACCAGCAACCAGACAGTCAAGATACTGCGTCGGCCCGCCCAGGCCGAGGAACGGCGGGACACCAACGGGATGCGGCCCAAGCAGCCCATCAAGACGCTCAAGCAGCGCGAACAGGAGTACGCCGAGGCCAGGCTGCGCATCCTGGGCGCGGCCAAAAACCCTGAGGATGATAAACC tgcTGCTCCCAGCTCGCCAGCTGTAAACAGCAGCAGTGCGGCTGCGCCGCCCTCGGCGCCTCCTACCACTCCCCCTgctgccagcagcaacaacaacgtcATTAACAATAATGGTAGCCATCCAGCAGCGGGAATGCATCGCTCCAGCTCGGCGCCAAAGATGTCCCAGGTGGCGCCGATGTACAATAACTACAACAGCTACTTCCAGGGGCCGCACAATCAGCCAGGCCTGAACTATTACTATCCGCATAAcccgcaacagcagcaacaacagcaaccgTCGCCCTCGATGCAGCCGCACTTCAACCAACGGCTGCCGCCGTATGGAGGCGGAGGATCGGGATTGGGAGGAGTTGGGATGCCGGCTCAGGCGCCGCCCCAGTCGCCGCCCAATCCCCAAAGCTGGTCACCTGTTGTGGGCGGATCCGTATCCGCTGCTCTTCTGCGCCAGCAGTCGATGCAAtcgccacagcagcagcagcagaatcagcagcagcagcagcagctggcccAGCATCCGCATCCCTTCAATGACCTCGTCCTGCGTTTGCCCAAGGGTCCTTGTCCAAATGGCTCCATTGGCTTTCAAATGCGCCGGTAA
- the LOC128253330 gene encoding mitochondrial magnesium exporter 1 has translation MTDVEIAAAKKSNPVKSFIAGGVGGMCNVVVGHPLDTIKVRLQTMPTPLPGQPPRYKGVVDCAARILRQEGFRGFYRGISAPLVGVTPLYAVDFAVYAAGKRLFQTDEHLRLTYPQIFVAGALAGVCSALVTVPTDRIKVLLQTQAVTSGPLLYNGTIDTAAKLYRQGGIRSLFKGTCACILRDSPTGFYFVTYEFLQEMARKKSKTGKISTASTILSGGTAGIVFWTLAVPFDVLKSRLQSAPEGTYKHGIRSVFRDLMATEGPKALFRGILPILLRAFPSTAAVFFGVELTNDLLKA, from the exons ATGACGGACGTGGAGATCGCCGCGGCAAAGAAGTCCAATCCCGTAAAGTCCTTCATTGCGGGCGGCGTGGGTGGCATGTGCAATGTGGTCGTCGGCCATCCGCTGGACACCATTAAG GTGCGCCTCCAAACCATGCCCACGCCCTTGCCGGGGCAACCGCCCCGTTACAAGGGCGTCGTGGACTGTGCCGCCCGCATTCTACGCCAGGAGGGATTTCGAGGGTTCTACAGAGGGATTTCGGCTCCCCTGGTCGGCGTCACACCCCTCTATGCCGTGGACTTTGCGGTCTATGCTGCGGGCAAGCGGTTGTTCCAAACAGACGAGCACCTGCGGCTCACCTACCCACAGATTTTTGTGGCCGGAGCGCTGGCGGGAGTCTGCTCAGCCCTCGTCACAGTGCCCACTGACCGCATAAAGGTCCTGCTGCAGACACAGGCCGTCACCAGCGGACCCCTGCTGTACAATGGGACCATCGACACGGCCGCCAAGCTTTATAGGCAGGGTGGGATCAGAAGTCTCTTCAAGGGCACCTGCGCCTGCATTCTGAGAG ACTCGCCCACCGGCTTCTATTTCGTGACCTACGAGTTCCTTCAGGAAATGGCCAGGAAGAAGTCCAAGACAGGGAAGATTAGCACCGCATCCACGATTCTGTCCGGCGGAACGGCTGGCATTGTGTTTTGGACTTTGGCTGTGCCCTTCGATGTACTTAAAAGCCGTCTCCAGTCAG CACCTGAGGGCACTTACAAGCACGGCATTCGAAGTGTGTTTAGGGACCTTATGGCCACAGAAGGCCCCAAAGCTCTGTTTCGCGGCATTCTCCCTATTTTACTGCGTGCCTTTCCCTCCACCGCCGCGGTTTTCTTCGGCGTGGAGCTCACCAATGACTTGTTGAAAGCCTAA